CCCAGTTCCCTGACCCAGTCGGGAGCGGTGGAGAAGCCGGGCTGCATGGCTTTTTCGATGTCTTCGATGCCCGGGCCAGAATCTCTTAGCTCTACGGTGATTTCTTTAGAAGTCACATGGGTGGTCAGTTTGCCTCCGTCAGTGAAAATGACGACATTCATCTCGGCTTCATAGGCTGCAATGGCCACCCGGCGCAGGATATCAGGAGGGATGCCCAAGCGTCCCAGGGCCCTTTTCAGTTTGCTGGAGGTTTCGCCGGCCCGGTCGAAATCACTGCCGATTATATCGTACTGAAAGATGAAGATGGCTTTGTCAGCAATGATTTCTTCGAAAGTATGGTTAGTATGGCGACGGTGGGTCTCCCGTTCGTGATAATCGATCTCCATTTTGTTCAGCAGGCCCCTGACAATATCTCCTTTGGTGATAATGCCGACCAGTTCACCCGTCTGGCGATCGAGGACCGGGAAGCGGCCATAGTCATAGCGTTCGAATTCTTCGACGGCATGGATTAAGGGATCAGTGTCATACAGCGTTTTCACATCCCGGCTCATGCGTTCCGCCACCGGGCAGTCCGGGTTAACGTCAGCCAGGTATTTGATGAAGTCTTCAATGCTGATCAATCCTACCAGCTGGTTGCCATCCACAACTGGTACGCCGGAAATCCGCTCATCGCGGAGCAGGTTTCGAAGATCGCTCATGCGACTATCAACACTGACGGCGATGACATCCTTAGCCATGACCTGCCCCACCTTCATCTCATAGATTAGTTCCTGAACCCTCGTAACTTCCTTGGTATCGGTCATGGACTAACCTATTAGCCTTCATATTCGGAGCAACCGGCCAGACCTTCGCGGTAGAGTCGGCCGCAGGCCTCGAACAGGGGCAGCGAGGTAGCCAGCAGGGCGATATCTTTTTCATCCGCGAGGGCGATGACCTCCCCACCCGGTTTCTTCCCCCGGACGAAGCAGATGGCTTTGACATCGGCCATCTCCGCGGTTCGGATCACCTGGGCGTTGGTCAATCCGGTCAACAGGAGGGCATTCGGCTTGATAAAGGCCAGGACGTCGCTCATCAAGTCACAACCGCAGCCGGTGTGTACCTGCTTCTGCCGGTGATCCCGGCTTGACAGGAAATCACCATCCAATATCTTGACAATCTGGGCAAGGGTCATGGATTGACCTTCTGATTGATAACCAGCTCGCCTTTCCGGATGACGCGCTGGGAGGGTACCGTTAAGGCCGGGCAATTGGCCCAACATTCTCCACAACCGGTGCATTTATCAAGGTCCACGTAGCGGGCTTTCTTGCGGATTTTCACTTTGAAGTTGCCGACATAGCCTGAGACATCCACCACTTCGGCGAAGGTCATCAGGTGGATATTCTTATGCTTCGAGACTGCCACCATTTTCGGAGTGAGAATACAGGCTGAGCAATCCAGGGTGGGGAAGGTCTTGTCGAAGTTGGCCATATGCCCACCGATGGAGGGGGTGCGCTCGACCAGATGGACCTTTTTCCCGGCTTCAGCCATGGTGAGGGCGGCCTGGATGCCGGCGATGCCGGCGCCTACGATTAACACGTCCGGATTGACGGGGACCTGTTTCTTTTCCAGAGGTTCGTGGAGGGCTACCCGGCGCACTGCCGCAGCGACCAGCGCTTTGGCCTTGTCAGTGGCCAGGCGACCGTCCAGAGTCACCCAACTGACATGCTCGCGGATATTGGCCATCTGGAAAAAGAACGGATTTTGTCCGGCATCGGCGGTGGCCCGACGAAAAGTAATCTCGTGCATCAGGGGTGAGCACGAAGCCACTACCACCCGATTGACCCGTTCGGCACGGAGATCCTCCTGGATGAGCTCCTGTCCCGGGTCGGAGCACATGAACTTGTATTCCCGGGCCACGGAGACCAGGGGCAGTGTCTGGGCGAAAGCGACTACTTCGAGGATATCCACCTTGGCGGCGATGTTCATGCCACAGTGGCATATATAGACGCCGATTTGGGGTGAACCGTTTTTACTGGGCGGTGGCATATTCTTCTTGCTCCCCAATTTTATCAGAAACAGGTAATGGAATGGTCAGACGGTGTAGGCCGAGGTTGCGGCCTGGCAGCCCCAGAGCGATACCGGCCAGCTGCGTGAAATAGCCGACCGGAACCTCACCAGCCAGCCCGTGGTCCCGGATCATCTGATGCTGGAAGCACTCCAGGTTGAATTGGCAAAACGGGCAGGCAGTGGCTACAACGTTAGCGCCGCGCCGGCGGGCTTCGGATAGCAGGATATAACTCAGCCGGACTCCCACTTCTTCGATTGTCCCGCTCAACGATGCACCACAGCAGTGGGTCTTCAGGGGCCAGTCCACCGGTTCGGCCCCGAGGGCGCGTATCAGGCGGTCCATGGTGGTGGGGTGGTAAGGGTCATCAAAGGTGGCGTAGGGCCGCACCAGCAGGCAGCCGTAGTAACAGGCCACCCGCAATCCCAGCAGCGGTCGTTTAACCTGCCCCGCGATTTTTTCCAGCCCGACATCGTTGACCAGAATGTCGAGGGGATGGCGGACCTGCACCCGGCCGGTGTACGACAAGCTCGCAGCCGCTAATGCGCTATGTATGCTCTCCCCGATCTGAGAATAGTCGTCGATGTAATGCTGGGTCTTGTTCAGGACGGCGTAGCAGGCGGCGCAAGGGGTCGTGAGGGTGGGTGGAGAGTCACCATTCCCTCCCTGGCGCTCGGCCAGGGCCAGGTTGCGGACGGACATGGCGAAGGCCTGCTGTTCATCCACCGACATGTACATGGTGGCGCCGCAGCAGTTCCAGTCCTCCAGTTCTTCATAGGCCACATCCAGGGCCTGAAAGACCGCGATCAGTGATTCCGCATAGGCCCTGCCGGTGGTCTTGCCGGAGCAGGAACATCCGGGATAGTAGAGATATTTCATGCTTCCACCCTGCCTGATTGACGGGCCCGGTCGAGTTCCAGAGCCGCCTGTTCAACGCCCCGCAAAATTGTGGTCAGTTCACCCTTGCGCTTGATGGACTCTTTCTTCATGGATAGCCGGCCTTGCCGCATGAGTTTCAGGCCCAGCAGGGCCTTCTTTTTCATATACTGGAAGGGATTGGTCTTGAGAGCCATGCGCACGATAACCCGGCCTTCGCTGCTGCGGCCGTTCCGCTGGACCAGGCGAAAAAATTCCCGGGACAGAACGGGAATACCGAACCGCTTGGGATAGATATTCTTTTCAATCGCCCGGCGCTTGAGGGCGTACATGATGTCGGTGATCTTGATATTCTTGGGGCACTCGACGGTGCAGGAGTAGCAGGAGGCGCATAGCCAGATAGTGAGGGATCGCAGGACATCGTCCTTGAGTCCCGCCCGGGTCATGGCGATGATGCGCCGGGGCGTATAATCCATGTAGATGCTCAAGGGACAGGTAGCGCTGCAAGTGCCGCACTGGATGCAGTGGGCCAGTTGTTCCCCCCCCGGCATCGCGCTTATCTCCTGCGCAAAATGGGGATCGAGGTCTCTTTCATAGCGCACTTTGCGTTCTATAGGTGGTGACGACATAACGGTAGCCTTCTAATTAGGGGCTTCAGGTTCCGGGGAAAATCGAATCGCATGGGCCAGGGGAAGTGTGTGATCGCAATATCGGAATACTAACCGCAATGAGTGATTATCTTAACAGTGCATTGGTCGGGTACTCCATTAAAACCGCAGCCCAACCGTTTTTTTAAGAGTCAATATTAAGCCCAGCGATCGAATACATTCAAGACAATTTAGGATATTTAGACACATTTATCCTGTTTAAATGCTGAACGGATTATTGTCTAATTACCTAACATATGCTAAAGTATTGATAATATATCCTTTTTTTACTTTATTGATCTTAGTCAATTTAGATTGATACAGTGGCCTCAGTGTTTGCTACGCCCTGGAAGCGGGTCAGGCAGTTAATCAACAGGCTCAGTTATCCATTTCAGGCCTGCGCCGCTGGTTCTAATTCATGCAGTTTATCCAGGGCGGCGGTAAACTGCTCCCGGGCCTTTCCCAGGTAGGTGTGGCACTCGTGGATGTAGCCATCCGCCGAAGCCGACCAGACCCGGTTCAGATAGCGTTCCCCGGAGGCAAAGATGCTCATCACATCGGCGTAGGCCTGGAGCCCGTACAGGTGGCCGATCGCTTCCCGGGCCTCGACGAAGGTGGTCAGGTCGACGGGGAACAGTTCATCGATCCGATGGCGGAAATCGTAAGGGTGGATGGACTCCTTTTCCCGATTGAGGGTAGTGATATTCTCCACCACCCGGGTCAGGCTTTGGCGGATGTTCTGGATGTTGGCGGCCAGCGCTTCCGCTTCCCGGGCGGCACGCAGGGTGGTGAGCCGAACGAGGGCTACTCCCGCCGCACCGGCAACGATGGCCACCAGAAATATTTCCCAGTATACCCGTTCCGTTTCCAACACCGCCGTCAAAGCGCCGCCCAGAAAGCCGCCAACAATGAGCAGGTATCCCAACGCTTTCATTGTGCCACCTCCTTAAGCCGAACCCAGGGCGCCAGTTATGACATAATACAGGGCAAAGCCGACTCCAACCAGGGCTTCACCGACAATGAGTCCCGCCGCTACGGGCACCCCAACTCCTTCCGACCACTGCTTGCCTTTTTTCCAGTCCGACCACAGCCGCAGCAGGGTGCCGATGGTGTAGGTGAGAACGATATTGAACGGCAGGTAAAAGCCGAGGCCCACGAGGATACCCAGGCCGCCGATGCCGCTGGCGCTCAGGAGGGCGCCCAGCCCGGCGCCGGCCACGTACTTTTCAACCGGGACCTCACCGCCGAGGATGCCGCTGATCATACTGGCCAGAGCCGTTCCCTGGGGAGCCGGGAGCCGGTCACTACCCAGGGTATAGGCCTTGTGCAGCACGAAAATGAGGATCATAACCAGGATCGGCCCCAGCCAGGTGCCCAGGAACTGGCCGATCTGCTGTCGGCGGGGGATGGCCCCCACCAGGTATCCGGTCTTCAGGTCCAGCATGAGGTCGGTGGCCTGGGCCATGGCCACGCAGGCGGCGGCGCCCACCATGACCGAGGATATAATCGCCGCCTTATCGCCCAGGCCGCTGCTGATGATGATCAGAATAGTGACAGCTATCAGTGTCATGCCTGACAGGGGGGACCAGTTCGTCCGGCCGATGCATTCAGACAAGACCACCCCGGCGACCCAGATCCACAGCGTCCCCAGAAGGGCCATGATGACCCCCCGCAGCAGGCCCATCTCGGCCACGGAGTTATAGGCAATCACGAGCAGCAGCAGGGTTGCCAGGCTGATGCCGATGTACAGCAGGCGGATGGGCATTTCATCCTGGGAGAGGGGCGTTTTCGTTTTGGCGGCCATCTGCATGCTCCTCACGGCACTGACCACCAGCGGCAGAGCCAGAGCGATGCCGGTCAGGGCCCCGCCGATCAGCATGCCGATGCCCACCGGTCGGAACAGCTGCAGGCGGAGATAGGAAGGCATGCTCGTCGCCATTTCGGTCAGTGTCTGGGGAGTTGGCAGCAGTCCCAGGGCGGCAAGCAGGGGTGCCAGAATCCAGTAGCAGACGTAGCCACCGACGATGAAATATACGCCGCCCTTGCCGGCCAGGAAACCCACTCCGATGGTCAGGAGGGAGATGTACCAGACGCCGTTCATGTACTGCGGCATGCCGATAAGGTTGCCCAGTTGCCAGTTTTCGAAGCCGGTGAGCTGGCTGATGGAGTGAACGCCGGCGCTGACGGCCGCTCCGCCCAGCAGCAGGATGGCCTTGTGGAGGCCCGCGCCCGGTGATTTGAGAATGGCGGCCACGGCGATGCCGCCGGGATAGGCCAGGCGCTCGAAGTCGATCATCTGCTTGCGAAGGGGGATGATGAAGGCGATACCCAGGACGCCGCCGGCGATGCACCCGAAGACCATGAGCACCGGATTGAACTCCGTCTGTCCCAGGATGAACAGGGCCGGGACGGAGAACATCATGCCGGCCGAGGCGCCGTTGACCGCGCTGGCGATGGTCTGGTTGATATTGTTCTCAATGATACTGGTGCGCCGCATGATGCCCCGGAGGATACCGAATCCCAGGATGGCGGCCAGCTCCGAGCCTTCGATGGAAAAGCCCAGGATCAGGCTGGCATAGCCGATGCTTAGGGTGATGATGGCCCCCAAGAAGTAGCCCACCAGGACGGCCTGCCAGGTGAGCTCGGGATAGGACCCGGTCCGAATAGGCCGTTCGCGGCTGATCTCAGCGGTTGTCAACGTTGCACCTCCTACTGGCTGAAGGGGATGATAATGATTCCTGGACCCGTGTCCGGATTGACACCAGCCGAATGCTTAATGGTCATGCTTGATGAGCACTGGCCAATCGATGTATTGCAACCTGGGTAAACTTAACAGCTGGGCAGCGAGGATGCGGAAGGGTTTTGCGATCCGCTCGGATACAGGCCGGGAGATGCTGCTGCGGAAGCAGCGGTGATGTTCAGGGACAGGCGGGGCGGTCCATAATCCTTCCTGACGCCTGGTCTGTATCTCAATTGCCAGAGGATTACCATTGCCATATAAAGAACAGCGGCAAATCTGCCAGCAGGCAGGAAATAGCTTGACTTTGTAATTAATATATTTATATTGAAAATAAATGAGGCAGTGATTGATGTTTAATTGCCTGAATTATTGATATATAATCACTGTAAGTAATATAAAGTACTGGATTATTTAACGATATAATGGCGATAATTTCAGAAACCGAAAGGTTAAAAAGAATAACAACTTAGCATTTATACTTACGGATCATGGAAGGGAAGCGTTCGAATTAAGCATGTTAAATATTATATAGCAAGGAGGGGGATCAAATGAAATCTATTAGTACCACGGCATTAATTCTTGTGATGGTGTTTATGATCGGTGGCAACGTTCTGGGGCA
This genomic window from Candidatus Neomarinimicrobiota bacterium contains:
- a CDS encoding DRTGG domain-containing protein — encoded protein: MTLAQIVKILDGDFLSSRDHRQKQVHTGCGCDLMSDVLAFIKPNALLLTGLTNAQVIRTAEMADVKAICFVRGKKPGGEVIALADEKDIALLATSLPLFEACGRLYREGLAGCSEYEG
- a CDS encoding OPT family oligopeptide transporter is translated as MTTAEISRERPIRTGSYPELTWQAVLVGYFLGAIITLSIGYASLILGFSIEGSELAAILGFGILRGIMRRTSIIENNINQTIASAVNGASAGMMFSVPALFILGQTEFNPVLMVFGCIAGGVLGIAFIIPLRKQMIDFERLAYPGGIAVAAILKSPGAGLHKAILLLGGAAVSAGVHSISQLTGFENWQLGNLIGMPQYMNGVWYISLLTIGVGFLAGKGGVYFIVGGYVCYWILAPLLAALGLLPTPQTLTEMATSMPSYLRLQLFRPVGIGMLIGGALTGIALALPLVVSAVRSMQMAAKTKTPLSQDEMPIRLLYIGISLATLLLLVIAYNSVAEMGLLRGVIMALLGTLWIWVAGVVLSECIGRTNWSPLSGMTLIAVTILIIISSGLGDKAAIISSVMVGAAACVAMAQATDLMLDLKTGYLVGAIPRRQQIGQFLGTWLGPILVMILIFVLHKAYTLGSDRLPAPQGTALASMISGILGGEVPVEKYVAGAGLGALLSASGIGGLGILVGLGFYLPFNIVLTYTIGTLLRLWSDWKKGKQWSEGVGVPVAAGLIVGEALVGVGFALYYVITGALGSA
- a CDS encoding 4Fe-4S dicluster domain-containing protein; its protein translation is MSSPPIERKVRYERDLDPHFAQEISAMPGGEQLAHCIQCGTCSATCPLSIYMDYTPRRIIAMTRAGLKDDVLRSLTIWLCASCYSCTVECPKNIKITDIMYALKRRAIEKNIYPKRFGIPVLSREFFRLVQRNGRSSEGRVIVRMALKTNPFQYMKKKALLGLKLMRQGRLSMKKESIKRKGELTTILRGVEQAALELDRARQSGRVEA
- a CDS encoding CBS domain-containing protein; its protein translation is MTDTKEVTRVQELIYEMKVGQVMAKDVIAVSVDSRMSDLRNLLRDERISGVPVVDGNQLVGLISIEDFIKYLADVNPDCPVAERMSRDVKTLYDTDPLIHAVEEFERYDYGRFPVLDRQTGELVGIITKGDIVRGLLNKMEIDYHERETHRRHTNHTFEEIIADKAIFIFQYDIIGSDFDRAGETSSKLKRALGRLGIPPDILRRVAIAAYEAEMNVVIFTDGGKLTTHVTSKEITVELRDSGPGIEDIEKAMQPGFSTAPDWVRELGFGAGMGLCNIKRCADNMYLESTLSVGTNLKFTVNLQ
- a CDS encoding FAD-dependent oxidoreductase codes for the protein MPPPSKNGSPQIGVYICHCGMNIAAKVDILEVVAFAQTLPLVSVAREYKFMCSDPGQELIQEDLRAERVNRVVVASCSPLMHEITFRRATADAGQNPFFFQMANIREHVSWVTLDGRLATDKAKALVAAAVRRVALHEPLEKKQVPVNPDVLIVGAGIAGIQAALTMAEAGKKVHLVERTPSIGGHMANFDKTFPTLDCSACILTPKMVAVSKHKNIHLMTFAEVVDVSGYVGNFKVKIRKKARYVDLDKCTGCGECWANCPALTVPSQRVIRKGELVINQKVNP
- a CDS encoding CoB--CoM heterodisulfide reductase iron-sulfur subunit B family protein — encoded protein: MKYLYYPGCSCSGKTTGRAYAESLIAVFQALDVAYEELEDWNCCGATMYMSVDEQQAFAMSVRNLALAERQGGNGDSPPTLTTPCAACYAVLNKTQHYIDDYSQIGESIHSALAAASLSYTGRVQVRHPLDILVNDVGLEKIAGQVKRPLLGLRVACYYGCLLVRPYATFDDPYHPTTMDRLIRALGAEPVDWPLKTHCCGASLSGTIEEVGVRLSYILLSEARRRGANVVATACPFCQFNLECFQHQMIRDHGLAGEVPVGYFTQLAGIALGLPGRNLGLHRLTIPLPVSDKIGEQEEYATAQ